The Candidatus Nanohalovita haloferacivicina genome has a window encoding:
- the dnaK gene encoding molecular chaperone DnaK, with amino-acid sequence MSKGNKIIGIDLGTTRSAMAAIQDGEPKILENNEGERITPSIVAFDDEERLVGKQAKNQRVTNEENTVKSIKRHMGEDYTVELNGDEYTPQEISSMILQKLKNDAEDKLGNNVEKAVITVPAHFDDTQRQATKDAGEIAGLEVERILNEPTAAALAYGLDDDKEQTVLVYDFGGGTFDVTVLEMGDGIYEVQSTEGDNDLGGDDFDEEIVDWVLEKFEDENGIDLSDEDEAMQRIREKAEEVKKELSSRKQAKINIPFIHQEDGETYNIDYELTRSKFEDLVEDLIQRTTEPTKTAISDAGIEKGDIDEVILVGGTTRVPAVREHVQAITAQKPNQEVNPAEAVAQGASIQAGSITGEMDDILLLDVAPLSLGVEVKGGLTERLIEKNTTVPAEESKTFTTAMDNQTAVTINVVQGEREMASDNKSLGQFNLEGLPPAPAGQPQIDVTFEIDADGILQVSAEEQQSGEEASISIDDTSRLDEDEIEEMKEEAEKHEEEDRKKREFIEAKNKADQMISQAETQLDNFEDEVDEEITEKIEDAIEEVQEAREEAEEIEDLEEAKETIEDAIEGLEESLQEIGKEMYDGQQGGPGGMGGAGFDPSNMSEEDLKQAAQNMGGMGGESGAGGDDVVDADYEEVDTDEEEE; translated from the coding sequence ATGAGCAAAGGAAACAAGATTATCGGCATCGACCTAGGTACGACAAGAAGCGCAATGGCAGCAATCCAGGACGGAGAACCAAAAATTCTGGAAAACAACGAAGGAGAAAGAATCACTCCTTCCATAGTGGCCTTTGACGACGAAGAAAGACTGGTCGGAAAACAGGCCAAAAACCAGAGGGTGACAAACGAAGAAAATACCGTTAAATCCATCAAACGCCACATGGGAGAAGACTATACCGTAGAGCTCAACGGAGACGAGTACACTCCTCAGGAGATCTCCTCGATGATTCTACAGAAGCTGAAGAACGATGCCGAAGACAAGCTAGGCAACAATGTAGAGAAGGCCGTAATTACTGTTCCCGCTCACTTCGATGACACTCAGAGACAGGCCACAAAGGATGCAGGAGAGATCGCAGGCCTTGAAGTAGAAAGAATACTCAACGAGCCAACCGCAGCAGCACTTGCATACGGCCTTGACGATGATAAAGAACAGACTGTTCTTGTGTACGACTTTGGTGGCGGAACATTCGACGTCACAGTACTAGAAATGGGAGATGGAATATACGAAGTACAGAGTACCGAGGGAGACAACGATCTCGGTGGCGACGACTTTGACGAAGAGATCGTTGACTGGGTGCTCGAAAAGTTCGAGGATGAAAACGGAATCGACCTCTCAGATGAAGACGAGGCCATGCAGAGAATCAGAGAGAAGGCTGAGGAAGTCAAGAAGGAGCTTTCCTCAAGAAAACAGGCCAAGATCAACATTCCGTTCATCCACCAGGAAGACGGAGAAACATACAATATTGACTATGAGCTAACACGCTCCAAGTTCGAGGATCTTGTCGAGGACCTGATTCAGAGGACGACAGAGCCAACCAAGACCGCAATCAGCGACGCCGGTATCGAAAAAGGAGATATCGACGAAGTTATCCTAGTCGGTGGAACCACAAGAGTGCCAGCAGTAAGAGAACATGTTCAGGCGATCACAGCACAGAAACCGAACCAGGAAGTCAACCCTGCAGAAGCCGTTGCACAGGGCGCATCAATCCAGGCAGGAAGCATCACAGGAGAAATGGACGACATCCTCCTACTTGACGTAGCGCCGCTTTCATTAGGTGTAGAAGTCAAAGGAGGCCTAACAGAAAGACTAATCGAGAAAAACACCACCGTACCTGCAGAAGAATCCAAAACATTCACCACAGCAATGGACAACCAGACAGCAGTAACCATCAACGTAGTACAGGGAGAAAGAGAAATGGCCTCCGACAACAAATCACTAGGCCAGTTCAACCTCGAAGGACTCCCACCAGCACCAGCAGGCCAGCCACAAATCGACGTAACATTCGAAATCGACGCAGACGGCATCCTACAAGTATCTGCAGAAGAACAGCAGAGCGGAGAAGAGGCCTCAATCAGTATCGATGATACTTCCCGACTTGACGAAGATGAAATCGAGGAAATGAAGGAAGAAGCAGAGAAACACGAGGAAGAAGACCGGAAGAAACGCGAGTTCATCGAGGCCAAGAACAAGGCCGACCAGATGATCAGTCAGGCAGAAACCCAGCTCGACAACTTCGAAGACGAAGTAGACGAAGAAATAACCGAGAAAATTGAAGACGCAATCGAAGAAGTACAGGAAGCACGAGAGGAAGCAGAGGAGATTGAAGACCTCGAAGAGGCGAAAGAAACAATCGAAGACGCAATCGAAGGCCTCGAAGAATCCCTCCAAGAAATCGGCAAAGAAATGTACGACGGCCAGCAAGGAGGTCCTGGTGGAATGGGAGGTGCAGGTTTCGACCCTTCCAACATGAGCGAAGAAGACCTCAAACAGGCAGCCCAGAACATGGGAGGAATGGGCGGAGAATCTGGAGCAGGAGGAGACGACGTAGTCGACGCAGACTACGAAGAAGTAGACACCGACGAGGAAGAGGAATAA